A portion of the Candidatus Nitrosotenuis aquarius genome contains these proteins:
- a CDS encoding cyclic nucleotide-binding/CBS domain-containing protein, which produces MAYIRDIMNKHVVTISKEKSALEAAKLLLEKDISFLVVTEGQNPIGILSEADYVKKVVALDKRASEVTVSEIMSPKFRWVEPTTTIEDAVQKMLNNKIRRLVVLEGQKLAGVITQTDLAAHLRSKLLIEETVKSIKTD; this is translated from the coding sequence ATGGCCTACATACGCGATATTATGAACAAGCATGTAGTCACAATATCCAAAGAAAAGTCTGCTCTAGAGGCAGCAAAACTATTGCTGGAAAAGGATATTTCGTTTTTGGTAGTCACAGAAGGTCAAAACCCAATAGGGATTCTATCAGAAGCTGACTATGTCAAAAAGGTAGTTGCTTTGGACAAGCGTGCGTCCGAGGTAACAGTGTCGGAGATAATGTCTCCCAAATTCCGCTGGGTAGAGCCAACGACTACAATTGAGGATGCAGTACAAAAGATGCTAAACAACAAAATTCGAAGACTCGTCGTGCTGGAAGGACAAAAACTGGCAGGTGTCATAACTCAGACTGACTTGGCAGCTCACCTACGAAGCAAGCTGCTCATCGAGGAAACCGTAAAATCTATTAAAACAGACTAG
- the purS gene encoding phosphoribosylformylglycinamidine synthase subunit PurS yields MPLFEVQVIIENKPGMNDPEGDTILNDLVLKGGSGAIKKIRSAKMLKFQITSPKKESAEKSVKKICDDLRIYNPMVSRVTFSAKPI; encoded by the coding sequence TTGCCTCTCTTTGAAGTTCAGGTGATAATAGAAAACAAACCTGGAATGAACGACCCAGAAGGGGACACCATTCTAAATGATCTGGTCCTAAAGGGCGGCTCTGGCGCAATCAAAAAGATCCGCTCTGCCAAAATGCTCAAATTCCAAATCACCTCGCCAAAAAAAGAATCGGCAGAAAAATCAGTCAAAAAAATATGCGATGATCTGAGAATCTACAATCCAATGGTGAGCAGGGTTACCTTTTCCGCAAAACCCATCTAG
- the tatC gene encoding twin-arginine translocase subunit TatC — protein MSELQGIYAHLAELKTRLIRIVISVGAIIGFLLSFRAEPFWYNGIKMYYPLPDPLHNLAAQITNHMRMNLIPEGVQLIQTAPGQAFYAQVYVAALVGVVLSMPIIVRELTKFIAPAFSDKEIHSVQRVAIPAILLFIAGAVFSYFTAIPFILDFLYQYGESVGAVTFLSIMEFVTFVLQFLLAFGVAFQLPLIMYAATASGITDAKFWRNNIRYAIVALIIIGAIVTPDGSGITMWFISGPMIGLYLAGMVIIERRERKIKRVKSEN, from the coding sequence ATGTCAGAGCTGCAAGGAATCTATGCGCATTTGGCCGAGCTAAAGACTCGACTGATTCGAATTGTAATATCTGTTGGCGCAATCATTGGGTTTTTGCTGTCATTTAGGGCAGAGCCGTTTTGGTACAATGGCATCAAGATGTACTATCCACTTCCAGACCCGCTGCACAACTTGGCGGCCCAAATTACAAACCACATGAGAATGAATCTAATCCCGGAGGGAGTACAGCTAATCCAGACAGCACCAGGTCAGGCATTTTACGCCCAAGTCTATGTTGCCGCCCTAGTTGGTGTGGTGTTGTCAATGCCAATAATAGTCAGAGAGTTGACAAAATTTATCGCCCCTGCGTTTTCTGACAAGGAAATACATTCGGTGCAAAGAGTAGCAATTCCTGCCATATTATTATTCATTGCCGGTGCCGTGTTTTCGTATTTTACTGCCATCCCGTTTATTTTGGACTTTTTGTACCAGTACGGCGAGTCTGTTGGCGCAGTCACCTTTTTGAGCATAATGGAGTTTGTGACGTTTGTCTTGCAGTTCCTATTGGCGTTTGGAGTTGCGTTTCAACTACCGCTGATCATGTACGCCGCAACAGCATCTGGTATTACTGACGCCAAATTTTGGCGCAACAATATCCGATATGCCATTGTAGCCCTGATAATAATTGGCGCGATTGTAACTCCTGACGGAAGTGGAATCACCATGTGGTTCATCTCCGGTCCCATGATTGGGCTGTATCTGGCAGGCATGGTAATAATTGAGCGCCGTGAGCGCAAAATTAAAAGAGTTAAATCAGAGAACTGA
- a CDS encoding twin-arginine translocase TatA/TatE family subunit: protein MLQVITGFIAGQEWIFIAIAAGIILFGAKKIPELARTLGKSRMEYEKGKFEAEKELKDLKDKKD from the coding sequence ATGCTACAAGTAATAACTGGCTTTATTGCAGGCCAAGAATGGATATTTATCGCAATTGCCGCAGGCATCATACTGTTTGGCGCAAAAAAGATTCCAGAGCTTGCAAGAACACTCGGTAAATCCAGAATGGAATATGAAAAAGGCAAATTTGAGGCAGAAAAAGAACTCAAAGACCTAAAAGACAAAAAAGACTAG
- a CDS encoding SRPBCC family protein yields MIYTRDGEPKLPKVTIIKNIKAERQHVFDIIANYESFQNILPKYFPSIRVRSVRENIAIVEEHMRLGDKELVMTTKHVSKYPESHDIFVLGGDIKGTHISEIYEKTDHGTKLTITADIKLNGMMKLASIFGKSQIVPEFNKVMDEFCKIAES; encoded by the coding sequence ATGATCTATACAAGAGATGGGGAACCTAAACTGCCGAAAGTCACAATTATAAAAAACATCAAGGCCGAGCGGCAACACGTCTTTGATATTATAGCAAACTATGAGAGTTTTCAAAATATCCTGCCAAAGTATTTTCCATCGATTAGAGTCAGATCAGTTCGCGAAAACATTGCCATAGTGGAAGAGCACATGAGATTGGGTGACAAAGAGCTAGTCATGACAACAAAACATGTCAGCAAATACCCTGAATCGCATGACATCTTTGTTTTGGGCGGCGACATAAAGGGCACACACATTTCAGAAATCTATGAAAAAACAGACCATGGGACCAAGCTGACAATTACTGCTGATATCAAGCTAAATGGCATGATGAAGCTGGCGAGCATTTTTGGCAAATCCCAGATTGTACCGGAATTTAACAAAGTAATGGACGAGTTTTGTAAAATAGCAGAATCCTAG
- a CDS encoding UbiX family flavin prenyltransferase has protein sequence MKLIIGMTGSTGIIYGVRILEVLKQCNIQTHLVITEWAKKCLAMETDYKLDQLKSLATEYSDDSNLASGISSGTYRHDGMIVIPCSMKTLSSIANGYDETLVARAAGVTLKESRKLVLVTRETPLTAINLENMLKLARLGVVILPPVPGFYTKPKSIEQIIDHAVGKCLDQFNIDHDLYKRWGT, from the coding sequence ATGAAGCTAATAATTGGTATGACTGGTAGCACAGGCATAATTTACGGTGTCCGAATTTTAGAAGTGCTAAAACAATGCAACATCCAAACTCATCTGGTAATAACGGAATGGGCAAAAAAATGCCTCGCAATGGAAACCGACTACAAACTGGACCAACTAAAATCATTGGCCACAGAATATTCGGATGACTCCAATTTGGCATCAGGCATATCATCAGGCACATACAGACACGACGGAATGATTGTGATTCCATGTTCCATGAAGACTCTGTCCAGCATAGCAAATGGTTACGATGAAACCCTGGTGGCAAGAGCTGCCGGCGTCACACTAAAGGAATCGCGCAAGCTGGTCTTGGTGACACGAGAGACACCGCTTACCGCAATAAACCTGGAAAACATGTTGAAACTGGCAAGGCTGGGCGTTGTCATTTTGCCGCCAGTTCCGGGATTTTACACAAAACCCAAATCCATTGAGCAAATCATTGATCACGCTGTTGGCAAATGCCTAGACCAGTTCAACATTGATCATGATCTATACAAGAGATGGGGAACCTAA
- a CDS encoding Ig-like domain-containing protein, whose amino-acid sequence MMRFDYALLTSLFLSVILLTGTVVSGFLIQEAFAQVLPTMDINDVTAFEGDAGNTNFVFTVSLSSPPLTPVSANFATVEITASSGSDYVQQNGIVSFAVGESAKTITIVVKGDTGIEPNEVFLVRLSNAMGANLPSANEDGTGTILNDDGIPRILINDVAVAEGNSGTSTAQFTISLTATHTLPVTVNYVTADDSATVSDNDYAMSSGLVTIPAGQLNTVASVVINGDTTFEPNEFFFVNLFAPVNAAFNDPQGRGTILNDDSADILPNAIDDFVTTNEDMSIATNVLANDISTGNAPFTISSTHGAKGTTTVNPDNTITYIPNPDQNGFDSYTYTITDADLDADTTTVSVTITSVNDIPVATDDDYMMAEGATLVVGPPGILANDSDPDGDPFGALLVDDVSNGTLLLETTGNFAYTPDPNFDGVDTFTYRAYDDFSESDIVTVTITVTPVNDIPSANSDDMATSEDTAVTITLTGSDLDGDSLTFSVVAGPTHGTLGPITTITPTSSITSYTPNPNYFGPDSFTFVANDGTADSSVATVSITVNPVNDSPIANADTASIMEDSLPVAIDVLANDVDVDLLDVKTLVSVTQGATGGVAISGNSVLYSPAPNFAGTDTFTYVMQDSAGAQSGATVTVFVGAENDAPIATNDIYSIDEDGILVVPGVLANDSDVDSPVLTATLVMTPSHGILTLNPDGSFTYAPNPNYFGSDSFTYQANDGSLNSNIATVSITVNPLNDDPTAGDDSTTVLEDSSPTPIVVLTNDADIDGDNLTIVSVTDPANGIASTDGTTISYAPDLDYFGSDQFAYTISDGNGGFVTATVSVIVTPVNDLPTAGDDALITNEDTAETINVLVNDTDEEGSMTISSVDTPSHGTAMLSSPDSITYTPDLDYFGSDSFTYTIVDSEGAPATATVSVTILSVNDVPTAMPDAYSTDEDQALVVAIPGVLGNDLDVETTTLTAILVDNTLHGTLALSTDGSFTYTPNPNYFGSDSFTYRASDGEDTSNTTTVTITINSINDLPVAADDTATTQHNTPVTIPVLDNDSDIEGVLSILSVASPTSGTASVNSDNTITYLPSPGFFGTDSFLYTITDGVDADSATITITVTESATLFCGLPESSYNIIDGSSGNDNLSGTNGADLIRGYGGDDKIKGKNGNDCLIGGDGADKIWGGDGNDTMYGDAGADKLYGDKGDDIIYGGDGNDRLWGGKDDDDLYGEIGYDKIQGGDGNDSLDGGDQNDKIFGGKGNDAIDAGDGNDEVHANQGDDTISGGPGNDWLGAGKGNDVINAGDGNDKLFGRDGNDTLNGQGHDDQIHGGPGNDTMDGGETPNPVTDNDRCLGGPGTNSIVNCEVTRGGSDDSEEHRHDDYEGENEEPES is encoded by the coding sequence ATGATGCGATTTGACTATGCATTGCTGACTAGTCTTTTTCTTTCTGTAATATTGTTGACAGGAACGGTTGTTTCTGGGTTTTTGATACAAGAAGCATTCGCACAAGTCCTTCCAACAATGGACATCAATGATGTTACCGCGTTTGAAGGCGATGCTGGAAACACTAACTTTGTATTTACGGTGTCTCTTTCCTCACCTCCACTTACACCTGTCTCTGCTAATTTTGCTACTGTTGAGATAACTGCGTCTTCTGGGTCTGACTATGTACAACAAAATGGAATTGTTTCGTTTGCAGTAGGTGAATCTGCAAAAACAATAACAATAGTCGTTAAAGGCGATACTGGTATTGAGCCAAATGAAGTATTCTTGGTGCGGCTTTCAAATGCGATGGGTGCAAACCTGCCTAGCGCAAATGAAGATGGGACCGGCACGATTTTAAACGATGATGGAATCCCAAGAATACTCATAAACGATGTTGCAGTAGCAGAAGGAAACTCTGGCACAAGTACTGCGCAATTTACTATATCGCTTACTGCCACACACACGTTGCCAGTAACTGTAAACTATGTCACTGCAGATGATTCAGCCACTGTATCTGATAATGACTATGCCATGTCTTCTGGCCTAGTTACCATTCCTGCAGGGCAGCTCAACACTGTTGCTTCTGTGGTAATAAACGGGGATACGACGTTTGAGCCAAATGAGTTCTTTTTTGTTAATCTTTTTGCACCAGTAAATGCGGCCTTTAATGACCCTCAAGGAAGAGGAACAATACTAAATGATGACTCGGCCGATATTCTTCCCAATGCGATAGATGACTTTGTAACCACAAACGAAGACATGTCAATCGCAACCAATGTTCTTGCAAATGACATTAGCACAGGTAATGCTCCATTTACAATCTCTTCAACACATGGAGCCAAGGGCACTACGACAGTAAACCCAGATAACACCATAACCTATATTCCAAACCCAGACCAAAACGGCTTTGACTCGTACACCTATACGATAACTGATGCGGATTTGGATGCGGACACTACGACCGTATCTGTTACGATAACATCTGTAAACGACATTCCAGTGGCAACAGATGACGATTATATGATGGCGGAAGGCGCCACACTTGTAGTTGGACCTCCTGGAATTCTGGCAAACGACTCTGATCCAGACGGAGATCCATTCGGTGCCTTACTAGTAGATGATGTATCTAACGGTACGCTATTGCTAGAGACAACAGGTAACTTTGCATACACACCAGATCCAAACTTTGATGGAGTTGACACTTTCACATACCGGGCATATGATGATTTCTCAGAATCAGATATCGTAACAGTAACCATAACAGTAACCCCCGTCAATGACATCCCATCAGCAAACTCTGATGATATGGCCACGTCTGAAGACACCGCAGTAACAATAACGCTCACTGGCTCTGATCTTGACGGCGATTCTCTGACATTTAGTGTGGTGGCAGGCCCAACACATGGCACACTTGGACCAATAACCACAATAACTCCTACATCATCTATTACATCATACACCCCAAATCCAAACTACTTCGGTCCTGATTCCTTTACCTTTGTTGCAAACGACGGAACCGCAGACTCGAGCGTTGCAACCGTATCAATAACAGTAAACCCAGTCAACGATTCACCAATAGCAAATGCTGATACTGCATCTATAATGGAAGATTCCCTACCAGTAGCAATTGACGTATTAGCAAATGATGTAGACGTTGATCTATTAGATGTCAAGACACTGGTCTCTGTCACACAAGGCGCAACAGGCGGAGTGGCAATCTCTGGCAACTCTGTGTTGTATTCTCCGGCACCAAACTTTGCAGGCACTGATACGTTCACATATGTAATGCAGGACTCGGCGGGAGCACAATCTGGCGCAACCGTAACTGTGTTTGTCGGTGCAGAAAACGACGCCCCGATTGCCACAAACGACATCTACTCAATAGACGAAGACGGCATACTAGTTGTACCAGGAGTTCTAGCCAACGACTCTGATGTCGACTCGCCAGTACTTACTGCTACACTAGTAATGACCCCATCACATGGCATACTAACATTAAACCCTGACGGCTCGTTCACCTACGCCCCAAATCCAAACTACTTCGGTTCTGACTCTTTCACATACCAAGCAAACGATGGCTCGCTAAACTCCAATATTGCAACCGTATCAATAACAGTAAACCCACTCAATGATGATCCAACCGCAGGAGATGACTCTACAACCGTATTGGAAGATTCATCACCGACACCAATTGTTGTCTTGACCAATGATGCAGACATTGACGGTGATAATCTAACAATAGTCTCAGTAACAGATCCGGCAAATGGCATTGCATCAACTGACGGCACAACAATAAGCTATGCCCCAGATTTAGATTATTTCGGATCAGATCAATTTGCATATACAATATCTGATGGAAATGGAGGATTTGTCACTGCAACTGTATCTGTAATAGTAACCCCAGTTAATGACTTGCCAACCGCAGGCGATGACGCTTTAATTACAAATGAGGACACTGCAGAAACAATCAACGTGCTAGTCAATGACACTGATGAAGAAGGATCAATGACCATATCATCCGTTGACACACCGTCACACGGAACAGCAATGCTGTCTAGTCCTGATTCCATCACATACACCCCAGATTTAGATTATTTCGGATCAGATTCATTCACTTATACTATAGTAGATTCTGAGGGCGCACCAGCAACTGCCACAGTATCCGTTACTATATTGTCGGTAAACGATGTCCCAACAGCAATGCCTGATGCCTACAGCACTGACGAAGACCAAGCACTAGTTGTTGCAATTCCAGGAGTATTAGGAAATGATTTAGATGTGGAAACAACAACTCTTACTGCCATTTTAGTTGATAATACATTACACGGCACTCTGGCATTATCCACTGACGGCTCGTTCACCTACACCCCAAATCCAAACTACTTCGGTTCTGACTCTTTTACATATAGAGCATCAGACGGTGAAGACACCAGTAACACCACAACCGTCACAATCACAATCAACTCGATAAATGATCTGCCAGTAGCAGCAGACGATACTGCGACAACCCAACATAACACGCCAGTTACCATTCCGGTTCTGGATAATGACTCCGACATAGAAGGAGTATTATCGATATTGTCAGTTGCATCACCGACTAGCGGAACCGCATCTGTCAATTCAGACAACACTATTACGTATTTGCCAAGTCCTGGATTCTTTGGCACTGACTCGTTCTTGTATACCATAACTGATGGTGTGGATGCCGACTCTGCAACAATAACAATAACCGTGACTGAGTCGGCCACACTCTTCTGCGGCCTGCCAGAATCATCATACAACATAATTGATGGCTCCTCAGGCAACGACAATCTCTCTGGTACTAATGGAGCAGACCTGATCCGAGGATATGGCGGCGATGATAAAATCAAGGGCAAGAACGGCAACGACTGTTTAATCGGAGGCGATGGAGCGGACAAGATCTGGGGTGGTGATGGCAACGACACCATGTATGGTGATGCGGGAGCAGACAAGCTGTATGGAGACAAGGGAGACGACATAATCTACGGTGGCGACGGCAACGACAGGCTCTGGGGTGGAAAAGACGATGATGATCTATATGGTGAAATCGGTTATGACAAGATACAAGGCGGTGACGGAAACGACTCTCTAGACGGCGGCGACCAAAATGACAAGATTTTTGGCGGTAAGGGCAATGATGCTATAGATGCAGGCGATGGAAACGATGAAGTGCATGCAAATCAAGGCGATGACACAATATCTGGCGGACCCGGAAATGATTGGTTGGGAGCAGGAAAAGGCAATGATGTCATCAATGCAGGAGATGGCAATGACAAACTATTTGGCAGGGACGGAAATGACACACTAAACGGCCAAGGACACGATGATCAAATACATGGTGGCCCTGGCAACGACACCATGGATGGCGGAGAAACACCAAACCCTGTAACTGACAACGACAGATGTCTTGGAGGGCCTGGGACCAATAGTATTGTCAACTGTGAAGTGACCCGTGGTGGCTCGGATGATTCAGAAGAGCATCGCCACGATGATTATGAAGGCGAAAACGAAGAACCGGAAAGCTAG
- a CDS encoding DUF1297 domain-containing protein — MKRSEISKIIQNYSDFRIGVLGSHSALEIMDGAKDEGISTVVICQKGRDIPYRRFKRIADEIIVVDKFSDMASPKMQKMFLDTNTIIVPHRALTAYLGYDTIEKKFRVPMFGNRTLFQAEERSFSKNQYYLLEKSKIRLPKIFRDPKKIDRPVIVKVQEKKRKLERAFFTASNYKDFLTKSQDRIKKGIIDSKDLKKASIEELVLGTYMNFNYFHTPISDQVDFIGIERRLQTNIHDYNALPAKQQLDINVDTQNIEVGHTPASIRESLLEKVIEMGDKFVAGVKKVYPPGIIGPFSLQSVITKDLEMVVYDVSLRVPGNPIVATTSPYTKYQYGETFGVGRRIAMEIKRAHQEGRLAEVLT, encoded by the coding sequence ATAAAACGATCAGAGATATCAAAGATAATTCAGAATTATTCTGACTTTAGAATCGGCGTTTTGGGTAGCCACTCAGCCCTTGAGATAATGGATGGTGCAAAAGACGAGGGAATTTCTACTGTCGTAATATGCCAAAAGGGCAGAGACATTCCATATAGAAGATTCAAGAGAATTGCAGACGAAATCATTGTTGTGGATAAATTCTCAGACATGGCATCGCCTAAAATGCAAAAAATGTTCCTAGACACCAATACCATAATAGTTCCACACAGAGCGCTGACTGCTTATCTTGGATATGATACCATAGAGAAAAAATTCAGAGTCCCGATGTTTGGCAACAGAACACTATTCCAGGCAGAGGAGAGAAGTTTTTCCAAAAACCAGTACTATCTTTTGGAAAAATCAAAGATAAGGCTGCCCAAGATTTTCCGCGATCCCAAAAAAATAGACAGGCCTGTAATAGTCAAAGTACAGGAAAAGAAAAGAAAGCTAGAGCGCGCATTTTTTACTGCATCAAACTACAAGGATTTCCTGACAAAGTCCCAAGATAGAATCAAAAAGGGAATCATCGATTCCAAGGACCTCAAAAAGGCAAGCATTGAAGAATTGGTTTTAGGAACATACATGAATTTCAATTATTTCCACACGCCAATCTCCGACCAAGTCGATTTTATCGGAATAGAGCGAAGACTGCAAACCAACATACATGACTATAATGCGCTTCCGGCAAAACAACAATTAGACATCAATGTAGACACACAAAACATCGAAGTTGGACACACACCTGCCAGCATTCGAGAGTCACTATTAGAAAAAGTAATAGAAATGGGCGACAAGTTTGTTGCAGGCGTAAAAAAGGTCTACCCGCCCGGAATAATAGGTCCGTTCTCCCTCCAGTCAGTAATTACCAAGGATTTAGAGATGGTAGTGTATGATGTGTCATTACGTGTGCCAGGCAACCCAATTGTAGCTACCACCTCACCATACACAAAATACCAGTACGGTGAGACCTTTGGAGTAGGACGAAGAATTGCAATGGAGATAAAGCGAGCCCACCAAGAAGGAAGGCTAGCCGAAGTCCTAACCTAG
- a CDS encoding type II toxin-antitoxin system RelE family toxin, whose protein sequence is MTWNVVWSDESLKQLKKLDTKISQRIYNYVMDCSENPFRFVIRLTNSPFYRLRVGDYRVIMDLRQNMLIIFVVDLDHRSKIYK, encoded by the coding sequence ATGACATGGAATGTTGTTTGGTCTGATGAGTCACTAAAACAGTTAAAAAAACTAGATACAAAAATCTCACAGAGAATCTACAATTATGTAATGGATTGTAGTGAAAACCCATTCCGATTTGTAATCCGACTGACTAATTCCCCATTTTACAGATTAAGAGTGGGAGATTATAGAGTCATCATGGATCTAAGACAAAATATGTTGATTATTTTTGTTGTTGACCTTGATCATAGGAGCAAAATTTACAAATAA
- a CDS encoding bifunctional nuclease family protein, with translation MDISQKQEPDYSTAKITHVGFIDPYAMEGIIILQSDDKKEFHMRAFSGEVARHIKSFLEGRRDTLPTIYNMIEEICEENEMLLVKVKVYESGTVLRANLYFTGKKDIVLRNYRASDAVALAAFYNIPILVRKTLLKDKMENLS, from the coding sequence TTGGATATCTCACAAAAACAAGAGCCCGATTATTCCACCGCAAAAATTACACATGTTGGCTTTATTGATCCATATGCAATGGAGGGCATCATAATACTGCAATCCGATGACAAAAAGGAATTTCACATGAGGGCGTTTTCCGGCGAAGTAGCCAGGCACATCAAGTCGTTTTTGGAAGGACGACGCGACACACTACCAACAATCTACAACATGATTGAAGAGATTTGCGAGGAAAATGAAATGTTGCTAGTCAAAGTCAAAGTCTATGAGAGCGGCACTGTATTGCGGGCAAATTTGTACTTTACAGGCAAAAAAGACATTGTTTTGAGAAATTACCGCGCATCAGATGCAGTTGCCCTGGCTGCCTTTTACAACATACCAATACTGGTCAGAAAAACACTACTCAAAGACAAAATGGAGAATCTGAGCTAG
- a CDS encoding DUF5615 family PIN-like protein, with amino-acid sequence MKILVDEMDDGWDEKLRSLGYDAYSVKKLITEGKNLRTDYSVINYAKENGMILITRDTESGQACAENNLPCILIDNNEIFKIIVEKLKQF; translated from the coding sequence ATGAAGATTCTAGTGGATGAAATGGATGATGGCTGGGATGAAAAACTTCGTAGTCTAGGATATGACGCATACTCAGTCAAAAAGCTGATAACCGAAGGAAAAAATCTCCGCACCGACTATTCCGTGATAAATTACGCCAAGGAAAACGGCATGATTCTGATTACCCGGGACACGGAAAGCGGCCAGGCCTGCGCAGAAAACAACCTGCCGTGCATACTAATTGACAATAACGAAATCTTCAAAATCATAGTGGAAAAGCTAAAGCAGTTTTAG
- a CDS encoding DUF6659 family protein — MEIVEDIISLDSTMRFAAIIDLKGNILESIMKKGKTSLKSQKEEEHFCKQVAQRRKMRQQFNKSLGKVRYVQVEREKVTQMVIYPKRKTVYFTLEPEVNATKKMALVNKVKKITAHL; from the coding sequence ATGGAAATAGTTGAGGATATCATCAGCTTGGACTCTACTATGAGGTTTGCAGCTATAATAGATCTAAAAGGAAACATTCTAGAATCAATAATGAAAAAAGGCAAGACCTCTCTAAAATCCCAAAAAGAAGAGGAGCATTTTTGCAAGCAAGTGGCACAGAGGCGCAAAATGCGACAGCAATTCAACAAGTCCCTAGGAAAGGTAAGATACGTCCAAGTAGAGCGCGAAAAGGTAACCCAGATGGTGATCTATCCAAAAAGAAAAACAGTCTACTTTACACTAGAGCCTGAGGTTAACGCAACAAAAAAGATGGCGCTGGTAAATAAAGTCAAAAAAATAACTGCACACCTCTAG
- a CDS encoding O-methyltransferase — MNQIRSVLARLERQSLLEKARKVDVVSERRMLAITPETARFYHRLLRGIGAKKILELGTSSGYSALWFADAIMQNANPKIITIEGNPTKIEMARANFEAAGVSHIIQIRQGQILDILQKMPKKPTFDFVLIDADKENVTEYFDLVLSMTRIGGIIATDNVLLPRKYQKFMRKYTNHIRQNRHVVTGTIPLGYGQEITIRIS; from the coding sequence ATGAACCAGATCAGATCGGTACTTGCAAGACTGGAAAGACAATCGCTTTTAGAAAAGGCAAGAAAAGTAGACGTAGTATCTGAGAGGCGAATGCTTGCGATTACCCCAGAGACTGCTAGATTTTACCACAGATTACTGAGAGGGATTGGGGCAAAAAAGATCCTCGAGCTTGGGACATCATCAGGATATTCTGCATTATGGTTTGCAGATGCAATTATGCAAAATGCCAATCCTAAAATCATCACAATAGAGGGCAATCCAACCAAGATAGAAATGGCAAGGGCAAATTTTGAGGCTGCCGGGGTTTCCCACATTATCCAAATCAGGCAGGGCCAAATCCTAGACATATTGCAAAAAATGCCAAAAAAGCCAACGTTTGACTTTGTGTTAATTGATGCAGACAAGGAAAATGTCACAGAATACTTTGATCTAGTGCTGTCAATGACAAGAATAGGTGGAATCATTGCAACAGACAACGTCTTGCTGCCAAGAAAATATCAAAAATTCATGCGCAAATATACAAATCACATAAGACAAAACAGGCATGTCGTCACAGGCACAATACCACTAGGGTACGGCCAGGAAATCACTATTCGAATTAGCTAG